The Dyadobacter sandarakinus DNA window AATCCTTTTGAACGGTACCACACCATTACCTACTTCTGTGATCGTTTGCAGGTCGCTTTTGATGTCCTTGCAATGCCATAACGGAAAACGGCCGGGGTGTTCCTTGAAAAGCGCGACAGGATCTTTTCCGGCTTTGGTAGCCCAGGCAAGGTCCAGTTCCATCTTGACGAGGTCTTTGTCTGTTTGCGACAACACCAGTTCGTATGGTGTCTTGCCTCCTTCCACTTTGTCAAACTCGGTAGCATGGTTGTGATAGGCAAAGCCTATCCCCGCCTTTTTTGCGGCTTCACCGGTTTTCTGGAACACACTTATCGAATTGTTGATCTCCTCCGTGTTGGCAACCGGCGTGCTAGCGCAAACCAGGAAGCTCAGTTCTGCCTCCGCTGCGTCGTCGACAATTTGCTGATAATTGTCTCGTAAGGTGAGTAAGGCAGGCATTTTGGGGATGGATATGGGCTTGCCATCTGCACCTTTTGGCATTTTGTCAGGAGGCGGCATTTTAAACGGGGCACCCATTGCATGGTGCGCACGCCATTTAAGGCCAACGCCTTCCACAAGTTTTTTGAATTCCTTAGGCTTGTAACCATAATAACCGCCGCGCGTGCTGAAAGCCGATTCTATTTCTTTATAACCAATCGCCGCAATTTTTTTCAGGGTACCTTCCGGATCTTCATTCATTGGCTGGAAAACCGTAAACAATTGAATCCCTACCGGCCACGATGCTGCCGCTCCGTCAAACAGTCCGCATGCTTTGGAAATGCCCGGCAGCAGCATGCCGCCTGCGAGAACGGCTCCGGTTTGTTTTAGAAAATCTCTTCTGTCTGTGCTCATTTTATGATTCGTTTAGGGGAGTTTTTTATTGAAAGAATTTGATCTTGGAAAACGACATCAGCGGCTGAATGGCCTTGGCGTTGTCGTTTTTGAACACAAAATACAGGTCATGCTTGCCCTCGGTGGGTTTCAGAGTGAATTTCACCGGCGGACGCTCAAACGGGTTGCGCTGCTTGATTACCTGGCCCGGCTTGGCATTTTTCTTCTCGCTTTCCATTTCGGCCATCACTTTGGCAATGTCCACCTGCGGCGCAATTTCCACTTCCTGCGTTCCTACGATCGGGCCGGTCGGTGAATCGAGGTGGATTTCAATTTTTCCGCCTACGCTTCCTTCTCTTTTCTGTGCGGAAGCATTGAGCTCAATCACGGAAATGCCTGCGAGGTCAATGTCGTTGAAGCCCAGGTAACTGTTTGCAAAAGGTACCACACTGAAACCCAGTCCGGCGACGCCTAATGCTTTCAACTCAGCTCCTTTCACAATCGGCGCTTCGGCTGCGTTCATTTCCGGGCTGCGGAGAATCACCATTTCTTCGGATGTCTGCGCCGGAATCGTCTTGGCACCGCTCACGGCCCGGTCTGTAAATGCGGCGCGGATCAGTACGGAGCCGTTGCCATTGTCGCCTTTAGGAATGGTGGGGGTGAATTCACCTTTTACAGGCAGAGAGCTCAATGTTTTGTCGGTGCTGTTCAAAATGTACTTTACCATCACATCGACATCCGCAATCGGCAGGGACGGGTGCGCCGGCATGGCCACTTCACCCCATACGCCCGAACCGCCTTTCAGTACTTTCTGAACCAGCTGGTCCAATGCACCCGCCTGGCCTTTGTATTTACCCGAAATATCTGCAAATGCCGGACCCACAGACTTGCTGTTGGGCTGATGACAAACCTTGCAATCGCTTTTATCCATCAATAGTCTGGCAACTGCAAACTGTGTGGAAGCGTCAACACTCCGCTGGCTCTGAACCACTTCGGCGTAGTCAAAACCTTGGGAAGTGTAATCAATGCTCACTGCCACCTGCTCGGGTTTGATCTTGCCGTCGGCGAGGCTGCCGTCTTCCTTGTCGGCTACGGCAATGTCATA harbors:
- a CDS encoding sugar phosphate isomerase/epimerase family protein — its product is MSTDRRDFLKQTGAVLAGGMLLPGISKACGLFDGAAASWPVGIQLFTVFQPMNEDPEGTLKKIAAIGYKEIESAFSTRGGYYGYKPKEFKKLVEGVGLKWRAHHAMGAPFKMPPPDKMPKGADGKPISIPKMPALLTLRDNYQQIVDDAAEAELSFLVCASTPVANTEEINNSISVFQKTGEAAKKAGIGFAYHNHATEFDKVEGGKTPYELVLSQTDKDLVKMELDLAWATKAGKDPVALFKEHPGRFPLWHCKDIKSDLQTITEVGNGVVPFKRIFEAAKIAGLQYFFVEQDMAPAIENVETGYKNLVKIIA